From one Brachypodium distachyon strain Bd21 chromosome 4, Brachypodium_distachyon_v3.0, whole genome shotgun sequence genomic stretch:
- the LOC100838738 gene encoding UDP-glucuronate 4-epimerase 6 produces MPADAAAKGVKLERYASGGALLLRRVASGKLVSASSHLLFRATVLATIALVFLFTLHYPSLLSRSFSLSSSSSSSSPTPLQHASHRSLLMSSSTPAASAASVYGSEKWQKEIKKSAKPRKADGGMSVLVTGAAGFVGTHCALALRARGDGVLGLDNFNSYYDPSLKRARQGVLAARGVVVLDADINDAPLLAALFEAVPFTHVLHLAAQAGVRYAMEAPQTYVASNVAGLVTVFEAAAKRADPQPAVVWASSSSVYGLNTESPFSEEHRTDRPASLYAATKKAGEAIAHTYNHIYGLSITGLRFFTVYGPWGRPDMAYFSFARAIVAGEPITLYADARRDFTYIDDVVRGCLGALDTAGKSTGSSSRSGKKTGPAPLRVYNLGNTSPVPVTRMVAILEKLLGKKANKRVIAMPSNGDVPFTHANVSHAAHDFGYRPTTSLDAGLRHFVDWFVEYYKLDTKVAKAARAGTDKKPTKKKAAAMSASS; encoded by the coding sequence ATGccggcggacgcggcggccaAGGGCGTGAAGCTGGAGCGGTacgcgagcggcggcgcgctgctgctccggcgCGTGGCGAGCGGCAAGCTCGTGTCGGCGTCGTCGCACCTGCTCTTCCGCGCCACCGTGCTCGCCACGATCGCACTCGTCTTCCTCTTCACGCTCCACTACCCGTCCCTCCTCTCCCgctccttctccctctcttcctcttcctcttcctcctcgcccacGCCGCTGCAGCACGCCTCGCACCGGAGCCTTCTCatgtcctcctccaccccggCTGCTTCAGCGGCGTCGGTGTACGGGTCCGAGAAGTGGCAGAAGGAGATAAAGAAGAGCGCGAAGCCGCGCAAGGCCGACGGCGGCATGTCGGTCCTCGTGACGGGCGCGGCCGGGTTCGTCGGCACCCACTGCGCGCTGGCGCTCAGggcgcgcggcgacggcgtgctggGGCTCGACAACTTCAACTCCTACTACGACCCGTCCCTCAAGCGCGCGCGCCAGGGCGTCCTGGCGGCCCGCGGGGTCGTCGTGCTGGACGCCGACATCAACGACGCGCCGCTCCTGGCCGCGCTCTTCGAGGCCGTGCCGTTCACGCACGTGCTCCACCTGGCGGCGCAGGCCGGGGTGCGCTACGCCATGGAGGCGCCGCAGACGTACGTGGCCTCCAACGTTGCCGGCCTCGTCACCGTCTtcgaggccgccgccaagcgGGCCGACCCGCAGCCGGCCGTCGTCTGGGCCTCATCGTCCTCCGTCTACGGGCTCAACACGGAATCGCCCTTCTCCGAGGAGCACCGCACGGACCGGCCCGCGTCCCTCTACGCGGCAACCAagaaggccggcgaggccatcGCTCACACCTACAACCACATCTACGGGCTCTCCATCACCGGGCTGCGCTTCTTCACCGTCTACGGGCCATGGGGCCGGCCCGACATGGCCTACTTCTCCTTCGCGCGCGCCATCGTGGCCGGGGAACCCATCACGCTCTACGCCGACGCGCGCCGCGACTTCACCTACATCGACGACGTCGTCAGGGGCTGCCTCGGCGCGCTCGACACCGCCGGCAAGAGCACCGGCAGCAGCTCAAGGTCCGGGAAGAAGACcgggccggcgccgctgcgCGTGTACAACCTCGGCAACACCTCGCCCGTGCCCGTGACCCGGATGGTCGCCATCTTGGAGAAGCTGCTGGGGAAGAAGGCCAACAAGCGAGTCATCGCCATGCCCAGCAACGGGGACGTGCCATTCACCCACGCCAACGTGAGCCACGCGGCGCACGACTTTGGCTACCGCCCCACCACCTCCCTCGACGCCGGCCTCCGGCACTTCGTCGACTGGTTCGTGGAGTACTACAAGCTCGACACCAAGGTCGCCAAAGCCGCCCGGGCAGGCACCGACAAAAAGCcaacgaagaagaaggccgcagCCATGTCCGCGTCGTCGTGA